A window from Deinococcus misasensis DSM 22328 encodes these proteins:
- the tsf gene encoding translation elongation factor Ts, with the protein MMESIKKVRELTGAGIVDVKKALNDAEGNEEKAVALLRERGIVKAAKKADREAKEGLVAFKVAEDGKSAAIVEVNSETDFVARNADFQNLVKQLAEAALGAKTSDLDTFRNVDLGNGETADTAVKGAAGKIGENIVLSRVAYLESEGVIGAYVHSNGKIGALVALTGSDTAVAKDIALHVAAERPRYLTRNEVDGSAIEAEREILTNKALNEGKPAQIVEKIVAGQLGKFYEENVLLEQKFVKDNSLTVAKYAGDNTVTAYVRFEIGAK; encoded by the coding sequence ATGATGGAGTCCATCAAAAAAGTACGCGAACTGACCGGTGCTGGCATTGTTGACGTGAAAAAAGCCCTGAACGACGCCGAGGGCAACGAAGAAAAAGCTGTGGCCCTGCTGCGCGAGCGCGGCATTGTGAAAGCAGCCAAAAAAGCCGACCGTGAAGCCAAAGAAGGCCTCGTGGCTTTCAAAGTTGCCGAAGACGGCAAGAGCGCTGCCATCGTTGAAGTGAACAGCGAAACCGACTTCGTGGCCCGCAACGCCGACTTCCAGAACCTGGTCAAGCAACTGGCCGAAGCCGCTTTGGGTGCAAAAACCAGCGATCTGGACACCTTCCGCAACGTTGACCTCGGCAACGGCGAAACCGCCGACACCGCTGTCAAAGGTGCCGCTGGAAAAATCGGTGAGAACATCGTCCTCAGCCGCGTGGCCTACCTCGAGTCCGAAGGCGTCATTGGTGCATACGTGCACTCCAACGGCAAAATCGGCGCTCTGGTTGCCCTGACCGGCAGCGACACTGCTGTGGCCAAAGACATCGCCCTGCACGTGGCCGCCGAGCGTCCCCGTTACCTGACCCGCAACGAAGTGGACGGCAGCGCCATCGAAGCCGAGCGTGAAATCCTCACCAACAAAGCCCTCAACGAAGGCAAACCTGCCCAGATCGTTGAAAAAATCGTGGCTGGCCAGCTTGGCAAGTTCTACGAAGAGAACGTTCTGCTGGAGCAGAAATTCGTCAAAGACAACAGCCTGACCGTGGCCAAGTACGCCGGTGACAACACCGTCACTGCTTACGTTCGCTTCGAAATCGGCGCCAAATAA
- the pyrH gene encoding UMP kinase, producing MAYKRVLLKLSGEFLSSETGFGISPEATKALAKEIKAARDATGVELAIVVGAGNLWRGARNGEGMDPATADYMGMIATVMNAIALQDALEQVGQPTRVQTAITMSQVAEPYIRRKAIRHLEKGRVVIFGAGTGNPFFTTDTTATLRALEVGAEVVLMAKNKVDGVYSDDPRKNPDAYKIDSITHREVVAKGLQVMDATALTLCQDKGLPLVVFDIFAEGNLVRLLSGEKVGTFISSEA from the coding sequence ATGGCGTACAAACGGGTACTCCTTAAACTGTCTGGCGAATTTCTGTCTTCTGAAACAGGCTTTGGCATCTCACCAGAGGCCACCAAAGCCCTGGCCAAAGAAATCAAAGCTGCCAGAGATGCCACAGGTGTGGAACTGGCCATTGTGGTGGGTGCAGGCAACCTCTGGCGTGGTGCACGCAACGGTGAAGGCATGGACCCTGCCACCGCAGACTACATGGGCATGATTGCCACTGTGATGAATGCCATCGCCCTGCAAGACGCTCTGGAGCAGGTGGGCCAACCCACCCGTGTTCAGACCGCCATCACCATGAGCCAAGTTGCAGAGCCCTACATCCGCCGCAAAGCCATCCGTCACCTTGAAAAAGGACGTGTGGTGATTTTTGGTGCAGGCACCGGAAACCCCTTCTTCACCACCGACACCACCGCCACCCTGCGCGCTCTGGAAGTCGGGGCAGAAGTGGTCCTGATGGCCAAAAACAAAGTGGATGGGGTGTACTCCGATGACCCCCGCAAGAACCCCGATGCTTACAAAATCGACAGCATCACCCACCGCGAAGTGGTGGCCAAGGGCTTGCAGGTGATGGACGCCACCGCCCTGACCCTCTGTCAGGACAAAGGGCTGCCTCTGGTGGTCTTCGACATCTTCGCTGAAGGCAACCTTGTGCGCTTGCTCAGCGGTGAAAAAGTTGGGACCTTCATTTCCAGCGAAGCGTAA
- the hemB gene encoding porphobilinogen synthase, which produces MDLTYRPRRLRSSQSIREIVRETVLEPRHLLYPMFIEEGEGIKTPVAAMPGIHRYSIDLAIEHAREAWNLGIKGVALFPAIPNHLKDKFGSESHNPEGLFARTIRAFKKELPELLLITDVALDPYSSDGHDGIVSDAGEILNDETVEVLIKMALTQAAAGADIVAPSDMMDGRIGALRQALDEAGFERVMIMSYSTKYASAYYGPFRTALDSAPKMGDKKTYQMNPASGYREALRESSLDEAEGADFLMVKPALAYLDVLRVVRDNTQLPVVAYNVSGEYAMVKAAAQLGYIDEQRIVLETLTSMRRAGADAILTYHALDAARWLKS; this is translated from the coding sequence ATGGATTTGACCTACCGTCCCCGCCGTTTGCGTTCCAGCCAGAGCATCCGTGAAATTGTGCGTGAAACCGTGCTGGAGCCGCGCCATTTGCTGTACCCCATGTTCATTGAGGAAGGGGAGGGCATCAAAACCCCTGTGGCCGCCATGCCCGGCATCCACCGTTATTCCATCGATCTGGCCATCGAGCATGCCAGAGAAGCCTGGAACCTCGGCATCAAAGGGGTGGCGCTGTTTCCTGCGATTCCCAACCACCTCAAAGACAAGTTTGGCTCAGAGAGTCACAATCCAGAAGGTCTTTTTGCCCGCACCATTCGTGCCTTCAAAAAAGAGCTGCCAGAGCTTTTGTTGATCACCGATGTGGCTCTGGACCCTTATTCTTCGGATGGACACGATGGCATTGTCTCTGATGCAGGAGAAATCCTCAACGATGAGACCGTAGAGGTGTTGATCAAAATGGCCCTCACGCAGGCCGCTGCGGGTGCAGACATCGTGGCCCCTTCGGACATGATGGATGGTCGGATTGGGGCGCTCAGGCAAGCCCTGGATGAAGCGGGGTTTGAGCGGGTCATGATCATGTCTTACTCCACCAAGTACGCCTCTGCGTATTACGGTCCTTTCCGTACGGCTCTGGACAGTGCGCCCAAAATGGGGGACAAGAAGACCTATCAAATGAACCCTGCCTCGGGTTACCGTGAGGCGTTGCGTGAATCCAGTCTGGATGAAGCCGAGGGAGCAGACTTCCTGATGGTCAAGCCTGCTCTGGCTTATCTGGACGTTTTGCGCGTTGTGCGTGATAACACTCAACTTCCGGTGGTGGCCTACAACGTCTCTGGAGAGTATGCCATGGTCAAGGCGGCTGCCCAGTTGGGCTACATCGATGAACAGCGCATTGTGCTGGAAACGTTAACCAGCATGAGGCGTGCTGGGGCAGATGCCATTTTGACTTATCACGCTCTGGACGCGGCCCGCTGGTTAAAATCGTAA
- a CDS encoding protein kinase domain-containing protein: MILIFIVSGLLWYRASERVLALALAVLTLLFVTYLVSFSTVERALTPALIASFLIGTSFYVTRFVPVKGPNRKQKRKPRARLVRQGGELQLNIRGYQILERIGEGGMAVVHLARRLEDEKLVAIKVPLEKHFGDNKVLRRFVQEAATLKRLEHPNIVRVFDYNAETQPFYMIMEYVKGQSLEGYMLSQPVSVPSVLSISRAVCDALRYIHSQGLVHRDVKPSNIMLMRDQITQGDIDAYQVRLMDFGIAVGQAVSRLSVGGGRVGTPIYMSPEQAKGGSVDARSDIYSLGMVMYEMAAGRTPFAGSYDVVVHQQVFDVPTPPRQYNVRIPIALNDLIMKMLEKDPSNRPSLDEVLRLIDSGDLVDTSIPTLPSTLVVVTNSGQNFIRVLDTQGNLLQGMGNMESGVLPTVPVSCHYLPDGNLLVGVVDYKTANAPMLRILNSDMEMVGGFAPYGLKEGNLLNLVSLTVTPDKRIYALDLDTCMVQEYTLAGDFVRKFGGRGDGQGVFREPRMVVANEEYVYVLDTQLREVQRFTPDGTYVSRVAFKQSKDAQALQALDGVGVDLKGNLLVSDSSSSRIRVMSPAGKPVSAVLIDPWHGEPSGELLLDVDHEGNIYAARKGGQLIRKYSADGQLMGMLDALAPVLAFSVRRTVPAAVKA; encoded by the coding sequence TTGATCCTGATTTTTATCGTGAGTGGCTTGCTGTGGTACCGCGCTTCAGAACGTGTTCTGGCGCTTGCCCTGGCCGTGCTCACTCTGCTCTTCGTCACCTACCTGGTCAGTTTCAGTACGGTTGAGCGTGCGCTCACCCCGGCTCTGATTGCCAGCTTCCTGATCGGAACAAGTTTCTACGTCACCCGCTTCGTTCCGGTGAAAGGCCCCAACCGCAAACAAAAACGCAAGCCCAGAGCCAGACTGGTCCGTCAAGGTGGCGAGCTGCAGCTCAACATCCGTGGTTACCAGATTCTGGAACGCATCGGAGAGGGTGGCATGGCTGTGGTGCATCTGGCCCGCCGTCTGGAAGATGAAAAACTGGTGGCCATCAAGGTTCCTCTGGAAAAGCACTTTGGTGACAACAAGGTTTTGCGCCGGTTCGTTCAAGAAGCCGCCACCCTCAAGCGCCTTGAGCACCCCAACATTGTGCGCGTCTTTGACTACAATGCTGAAACCCAGCCCTTTTACATGATCATGGAGTACGTCAAAGGCCAATCTCTGGAAGGGTACATGCTCTCGCAGCCTGTGAGTGTGCCGTCTGTCTTGAGCATTTCCCGTGCTGTGTGCGATGCCTTGCGGTACATCCACTCTCAAGGGTTGGTTCACCGCGATGTGAAGCCTTCCAACATCATGCTGATGCGTGACCAGATCACCCAGGGAGACATTGATGCCTATCAGGTTCGCCTGATGGACTTCGGCATTGCTGTGGGTCAGGCTGTCTCCCGCCTCAGTGTGGGTGGTGGCCGGGTCGGAACCCCCATCTACATGAGTCCCGAGCAGGCCAAGGGGGGCAGTGTGGATGCCCGCAGCGACATTTACAGCCTTGGCATGGTCATGTACGAAATGGCTGCTGGACGCACCCCTTTTGCTGGCAGTTACGATGTGGTGGTTCACCAGCAGGTTTTTGATGTGCCCACCCCTCCCCGCCAGTACAACGTGAGGATTCCCATTGCCCTCAATGACCTGATCATGAAGATGCTGGAAAAGGACCCTTCCAATCGTCCTTCTCTGGATGAAGTGCTGCGCCTGATTGATTCTGGTGATCTGGTGGACACCTCCATCCCCACCCTCCCGAGCACCCTGGTGGTGGTCACCAACAGTGGACAGAACTTCATCCGCGTGCTGGACACCCAGGGGAACCTCTTGCAGGGCATGGGCAACATGGAATCGGGTGTTTTGCCCACTGTTCCGGTGTCCTGCCATTACCTGCCAGACGGCAATTTGCTGGTTGGAGTTGTGGATTACAAAACCGCCAACGCCCCCATGCTGCGCATCCTGAACAGCGACATGGAAATGGTGGGAGGCTTCGCCCCTTATGGTCTGAAAGAAGGGAACCTGCTCAATCTGGTGTCCCTGACGGTCACCCCAGACAAACGCATTTACGCTCTGGATCTGGACACCTGCATGGTGCAGGAATACACCCTTGCAGGTGATTTTGTTCGCAAGTTTGGTGGCCGTGGTGATGGGCAAGGCGTGTTCCGTGAACCCCGCATGGTGGTGGCCAACGAAGAATACGTTTACGTTCTGGACACCCAGTTGCGTGAAGTGCAACGCTTTACGCCAGATGGAACGTATGTGTCCCGAGTGGCGTTCAAGCAGTCCAAAGATGCGCAGGCTTTGCAGGCTCTGGATGGGGTCGGCGTCGATCTGAAAGGCAACTTGCTGGTCAGCGATTCCAGCAGCAGCCGCATCCGTGTGATGAGCCCAGCCGGCAAACCCGTTTCTGCTGTACTGATTGACCCGTGGCATGGCGAGCCCTCTGGAGAACTGCTTCTCGATGTGGACCACGAGGGCAACATCTATGCAGCCCGCAAAGGTGGGCAACTGATCCGCAAATACTCTGCAGATGGTCAACTGATGGGCATGCTGGATGCTTTGGCCCCTGTGCTGGCATTCAGTGTGCGCCGGACAGTGCCTGCTGCTGTCAAAGCCTGA
- the speD gene encoding adenosylmethionine decarboxylase codes for MELFGFGPHLMIDGYHAASEKLQNPELLTEILQDLPRQIDMTVVLPPHVTGYHGLTEEDSGYTGVVIIAESHIAIHTFPKRGFVSVDIFSCKEFDAQQALNYLVDKLDIGRYDTHFINRGKEFPKDLAVAEKILSGEREYLTARLA; via the coding sequence TTGGAACTGTTCGGCTTCGGACCCCACTTGATGATCGATGGTTATCACGCCGCCTCTGAGAAACTGCAGAACCCTGAGCTCCTCACCGAGATTCTGCAAGACCTCCCGAGACAGATCGACATGACTGTGGTGCTGCCTCCGCACGTCACCGGGTACCACGGCCTGACCGAAGAAGACTCGGGCTACACCGGTGTTGTGATCATTGCCGAATCCCACATCGCCATCCACACCTTCCCCAAACGCGGATTCGTCAGCGTGGACATCTTTTCCTGCAAAGAATTTGATGCCCAGCAAGCCCTCAATTACCTTGTGGACAAACTGGACATTGGACGCTACGACACCCATTTCATCAATCGGGGCAAAGAATTTCCCAAAGACCTCGCTGTCGCTGAAAAGATCCTCTCTGGTGAACGTGAGTATCTGACCGCCCGTCTGGCCTGA
- the sdhC gene encoding succinate dehydrogenase, cytochrome b556 subunit: MIGGYRGKEGQWAFVLHRISGLAILLYLLLHILSIGSIAISREAYEAVHRVESHWAFSIGLVLVTAGVLYHSLNGLRIILMDFAGWGVKIQRELFYVVLVISGAGALFTAILTLQRILAEHGG; this comes from the coding sequence ATGATCGGAGGGTATCGAGGCAAGGAAGGACAGTGGGCATTTGTCCTGCACCGCATTTCGGGGCTGGCCATCCTGCTGTACCTGCTTTTACACATCCTCTCTATCGGGTCGATTGCCATCAGCAGAGAGGCCTATGAGGCTGTGCACAGGGTGGAAAGCCACTGGGCTTTTTCCATCGGATTGGTGCTGGTGACGGCTGGAGTGCTGTACCACTCCCTGAACGGTTTGCGGATCATCCTGATGGATTTCGCTGGCTGGGGCGTCAAGATCCAGAGAGAGCTGTTTTACGTGGTGCTCGTGATCAGCGGTGCAGGTGCGTTGTTTACTGCCATCCTCACCCTGCAGCGCATTCTGGCTGAGCACGGAGGTTGA
- a CDS encoding succinate dehydrogenase hydrophobic membrane anchor subunit gives MMIRAKRFEDAKAQATGNAELFWWVFMRISGIVLLFLVLGHIYMTFIAVPEYQSASYEAIVTKLQQPVWKLYNWLIMVLAGLHGLNGARYVIEDYITDKGKRFWVKSLVYTVAGVILVWGTIGLYTFKPEL, from the coding sequence ATGATGATTCGCGCAAAACGTTTTGAAGATGCCAAGGCCCAGGCCACCGGCAATGCCGAACTGTTCTGGTGGGTGTTCATGCGCATCAGCGGCATTGTGCTGCTGTTCCTGGTGCTCGGGCACATCTACATGACTTTCATTGCTGTGCCAGAGTACCAATCTGCCAGCTATGAAGCCATCGTGACCAAACTGCAACAGCCCGTCTGGAAGCTGTACAACTGGCTGATCATGGTGCTGGCCGGACTGCACGGTCTGAACGGTGCACGTTACGTGATCGAAGACTACATCACCGACAAAGGCAAGCGTTTCTGGGTGAAGTCGCTGGTCTACACCGTTGCCGGTGTGATTCTTGTGTGGGGCACCATCGGCCTTTACACCTTTAAGCCCGAGCTTTAA
- the sdhA gene encoding succinate dehydrogenase flavoprotein subunit codes for MHHRYDVLVVGAGGAGLMASLYAAKSKNVSVAVISKLYPTRSHTGAAQGGVGAALGNVNEDHWEWHMFDTIKGGDYLTDQDAAEIFSKDVIEAVYELEHMGLPFSRLPNGKIAQRKFGGHTKEYGKSAVERACYAVDRTGHMILQTLYQQNVKAGTTFYNEFQVLDLIIEDSVCKGVIALELSSGEIHTFHAKSVILATGGYGRVFKITSNALSLTGDLMSIYYRKGLPLEDLEFYQFHPTGLAKLGILITEGARGEGGILRNDSGERFMERYAPTIKDLAPRDMVSRSIYREIREGRGVGKEKDAIMLDLTHLPKDIIESRLPDITDFARTYLGVDPVKELVPIQPTAHYAMGGVPTTIDGEALASEDGTLVRGLYAAGEVACVSLHGANRLGTNSLGDLIVFGRRAGLAAAKYAQKAEFETLPNNPEAYSKGLIERLRNGSGTDNVAKIRKELQDSMMMNVGIFRNGKDMEAQVQIVKELQARYKNVSVTDPTARYNTELVEALELGFLLDIAEAMTASALNRKESRGAHDREDFTERNDTEWLKHTMAYRDFNNPGNVILKYKPVVLKGETLHFVPKPRVY; via the coding sequence ATGCATCACCGTTACGATGTCCTTGTGGTCGGTGCAGGTGGAGCAGGTCTCATGGCCTCCCTGTACGCCGCGAAAAGCAAAAATGTCTCTGTTGCTGTGATCAGCAAACTCTATCCCACCCGCTCCCACACCGGAGCCGCTCAGGGGGGCGTGGGTGCAGCCCTCGGGAACGTCAACGAGGACCACTGGGAATGGCACATGTTCGACACCATCAAAGGTGGCGACTACCTGACCGACCAAGACGCAGCCGAGATTTTCTCCAAAGACGTGATCGAGGCCGTGTACGAACTCGAACACATGGGATTGCCCTTCAGCCGTCTTCCCAACGGCAAGATTGCCCAGCGCAAGTTCGGTGGTCACACCAAAGAATACGGTAAGTCCGCTGTGGAACGCGCCTGCTACGCTGTGGACCGCACCGGCCACATGATCCTGCAGACCCTGTACCAACAAAACGTCAAAGCCGGAACCACCTTCTACAATGAGTTCCAGGTGCTGGACCTGATCATCGAAGACAGCGTGTGCAAAGGTGTGATTGCTCTGGAGTTGTCCAGCGGCGAAATCCACACCTTCCATGCCAAGTCGGTGATTCTGGCCACCGGTGGTTATGGACGTGTCTTCAAAATCACCAGCAACGCCCTGTCCCTGACCGGCGACCTGATGAGCATTTATTACCGCAAGGGCCTTCCTCTGGAAGACCTCGAGTTCTACCAGTTCCACCCCACTGGGCTGGCCAAACTGGGCATCCTGATCACCGAAGGTGCCCGTGGTGAAGGGGGAATCCTGCGCAACGACAGTGGTGAGCGTTTCATGGAACGCTATGCGCCCACCATCAAAGACCTTGCGCCCCGCGACATGGTGTCCCGCTCCATCTACCGTGAAATCCGTGAAGGACGCGGTGTGGGCAAAGAAAAAGACGCCATCATGCTCGACCTGACCCACCTGCCCAAGGACATCATCGAGAGCCGCCTCCCCGACATCACCGACTTTGCCCGCACCTACTTGGGTGTGGACCCGGTCAAAGAACTGGTGCCGATCCAGCCCACCGCCCACTACGCCATGGGTGGGGTGCCCACCACCATCGACGGTGAAGCCCTCGCCAGTGAAGATGGAACCTTGGTGCGTGGCCTGTACGCCGCCGGAGAAGTGGCTTGCGTGAGCCTGCACGGGGCAAACCGCCTCGGAACCAACTCTCTGGGAGACCTGATCGTGTTCGGACGCCGTGCTGGTCTGGCTGCCGCCAAATACGCCCAGAAAGCCGAATTCGAAACCCTTCCCAACAACCCAGAGGCTTACTCCAAAGGGCTCATCGAGCGTCTGCGCAACGGAAGCGGCACCGACAACGTGGCCAAAATCCGCAAAGAGCTGCAAGACAGCATGATGATGAACGTGGGGATTTTCCGCAACGGCAAAGACATGGAAGCCCAGGTCCAGATCGTCAAGGAACTGCAAGCCCGCTACAAAAATGTCTCGGTCACCGACCCCACCGCCCGTTACAACACCGAACTGGTGGAGGCTCTGGAACTCGGGTTCCTGCTGGACATCGCCGAGGCCATGACCGCCAGCGCCCTGAACCGCAAAGAGTCTCGAGGTGCCCACGACCGCGAAGACTTCACCGAGCGCAACGACACCGAGTGGCTGAAACACACCATGGCTTACCGGGACTTCAACAACCCCGGCAATGTGATCCTGAAGTACAAACCCGTTGTGCTGAAAGGTGAAACCCTGCACTTCGTGCCCAAGCCCCGTGTGTACTAA
- a CDS encoding succinate dehydrogenase iron-sulfur subunit, whose translation MKVNVKVQRFNPEKDKKPSWQSFAVECEPGDRVLDLLNHIKWYMDSTLTYRRSCAHGICGSDAMLINGRNRLACKILVKDLTKDGGTITVEPIRGLKVERDLLVDMEPFFDAYRAVMPFFINDDPAPAGERLQSVEDRAIFDEGTKCILCACCTTSCPIFWVNGRYLGPASIVQAHRFIFDSRDKGSDQRLKVLNQNTGVWRCRTAYNCTEACPREIPITELIEEVKRAVLYQKV comes from the coding sequence ATGAAAGTCAATGTCAAAGTTCAAAGATTTAACCCCGAGAAAGACAAAAAGCCTTCATGGCAGTCTTTCGCGGTGGAATGTGAACCGGGAGACAGGGTGCTGGACCTCCTCAACCACATCAAGTGGTACATGGACTCCACCCTGACCTACCGCCGCAGTTGCGCCCACGGCATTTGCGGAAGCGACGCCATGCTGATCAACGGTCGCAACCGTCTGGCCTGCAAAATCCTGGTGAAAGACCTCACCAAAGATGGCGGCACCATCACTGTCGAGCCAATCCGCGGTCTGAAAGTGGAACGCGACCTGCTCGTGGACATGGAACCCTTCTTCGATGCCTACCGCGCTGTGATGCCCTTCTTCATCAACGACGATCCCGCCCCCGCAGGTGAACGCCTCCAGAGCGTGGAAGACCGGGCCATCTTCGATGAAGGCACCAAGTGCATCCTCTGCGCCTGCTGCACCACCTCCTGCCCGATCTTCTGGGTCAACGGACGTTATCTCGGTCCTGCCAGCATCGTGCAAGCCCACCGCTTCATCTTCGATTCCCGTGACAAGGGCAGTGACCAGCGTCTGAAAGTGCTGAACCAGAACACCGGCGTGTGGCGTTGCCGCACCGCTTACAACTGCACCGAAGCCTGCCCCCGTGAAATCCCCATCACCGAGCTCATCGAAGAAGTCAAACGCGCAGTGCTTTACCAGAAAGTCTGA
- the lysS gene encoding lysine--tRNA ligase, producing the protein MSQELHEQTLARLNNQKALSELGFDAYPYSYPQTHHSQDILNKYPEIEPGQKWEEDEYSLAGRLMTIRFMGKVAFADLHDEQGKIQLYFGKEIPNFAGIKHLDLGDIIGVKGHPFVTKTGQLTLHVTDWQPLVKSLHPLPDKYHGLQDIELRYRQRYLDLMTNPEVKETFKLRSRIVRFIRNFLDDREFMEVEGPTIQAIAGGTEAKPFVTHHNALSHDFFLRIALELHLKRLLVGGFEKVYEIGRVYRNEGIDQTHNPEFTMLELYWAYVDYEDIMKLVEDLFSALALSVKGSTEFEIYGKQVNWSAPFARVDYVGSLREKVPDLDFDPLDLPKLREFCDARYPQWKKVPDYKLLDKLFGEYVEPELTNPTFVIHHPLVISPLAKKHRSLEGVTERFELFGMGFELANAFSELNDALDQRQRFESQTKRREAGDDEAHEQDEDFLNALEYGMPPAGGLGIGIDRLVMLLTDKESIRDVLLFPLMKPEKQKAVEETSESTPE; encoded by the coding sequence ATGTCGCAGGAATTGCACGAACAGACACTGGCACGCCTGAACAACCAGAAGGCGCTTTCTGAACTGGGCTTTGATGCCTATCCTTACAGTTACCCCCAGACCCACCACAGCCAGGACATCCTGAACAAATACCCCGAGATCGAACCCGGCCAGAAATGGGAAGAGGACGAGTACAGCCTCGCTGGTCGCCTGATGACCATCCGTTTCATGGGCAAGGTGGCCTTTGCCGATTTGCACGACGAGCAGGGCAAAATCCAGCTGTACTTCGGCAAGGAAATCCCCAACTTTGCGGGCATCAAGCACCTCGACCTTGGAGACATCATTGGTGTGAAAGGACATCCTTTCGTCACCAAGACCGGTCAACTGACCCTGCACGTCACCGACTGGCAACCTCTGGTGAAAAGCCTGCACCCCCTGCCGGACAAGTACCACGGCCTGCAGGACATCGAGTTGCGTTACCGCCAGCGTTATCTGGACCTGATGACCAACCCCGAGGTCAAAGAAACCTTCAAATTGCGTTCCAGAATCGTGCGTTTCATTCGCAACTTTCTGGATGACCGGGAATTCATGGAGGTGGAAGGTCCCACCATTCAGGCCATTGCTGGGGGCACCGAAGCCAAACCTTTCGTGACCCACCACAACGCCCTGTCCCATGATTTCTTCCTGCGGATTGCTCTGGAGTTGCACCTCAAGCGCCTTCTGGTGGGCGGTTTCGAGAAGGTTTACGAAATTGGTCGGGTGTACCGCAACGAGGGCATCGACCAGACCCACAACCCCGAGTTCACCATGCTGGAACTGTACTGGGCTTATGTGGACTACGAGGACATCATGAAACTCGTGGAGGACCTGTTCTCTGCGCTGGCCCTTTCTGTGAAAGGCAGCACCGAGTTCGAGATTTACGGCAAGCAGGTCAACTGGTCTGCGCCCTTTGCCCGGGTGGATTACGTGGGCAGCCTGAGGGAAAAAGTGCCGGATCTGGACTTTGACCCCCTCGACCTGCCAAAACTGCGCGAGTTCTGCGATGCCCGCTACCCCCAGTGGAAGAAAGTGCCGGACTACAAACTGCTGGACAAACTGTTCGGTGAGTACGTGGAACCCGAGTTGACCAACCCCACCTTCGTGATCCACCATCCTCTGGTGATCAGCCCTCTGGCCAAGAAGCACCGCAGCCTGGAAGGGGTCACAGAGCGTTTCGAACTGTTCGGCATGGGATTTGAGCTGGCCAATGCCTTCAGCGAGCTCAACGACGCTCTGGACCAGCGTCAGCGCTTTGAAAGCCAGACCAAGCGCCGTGAAGCCGGAGACGATGAAGCCCACGAGCAAGACGAGGACTTCCTGAATGCTCTGGAGTACGGCATGCCCCCTGCAGGTGGTCTGGGCATTGGCATTGACCGTCTGGTGATGCTGCTGACCGACAAAGAGAGCATCCGCGATGTCCTACTGTTCCCCCTCATGAAGCCCGAGAAGCAAAAAGCCGTTGAAGAAACCTCTGAATCAACCCCCGAGTAA